In the genome of Achromobacter sp. MFA1 R4, the window CATTGGGCGATCCGGTGTTTGTCCAGGTCGGCCGCAAACTCATACCTACACCCAAGGCTTTGGCACTGCGCGAACAGGTGCGGGTGGCGGTAGAACAGGCCTCGCAGGTGTTCGCTTCCGATGCCCGGATCGACCTGAAATCGCTGGATCGGCGCTTCAACGTCCGCGCCACCGATGAGTTCGTAAGTATCCATCTGGGCCATCTGCTGGATGCGATGGCGCGGGAGATGCCGCGGGCGATGCTGCGCTTTTCGCCGGAGGAAGACGACCTCGACGAAGAGGCGCTGCGCAGCGGCCGCATCGACCTGTTCATCAGCGCCTCGCGCAAGCTGGGGCCGGAGATTCGCGTGCAGTCCCTGTTCACCACGACGTTCGTGGGGGTCGCGCGCGCCAACCATCCGATCTTCGCCGAAGAAATAACGCCCGAACGCCTCACGCGCTGGGAGCACATCAATGTGTCGCGGCGCGGCAAGGCCGCCGGGCCCGTCGACGCCGCGC includes:
- a CDS encoding LysR family transcriptional regulator, which produces MPRPDLNLLLALDALLDEGSVIGAARRMHLSAPAMSRTLSRIREALGDPVFVQVGRKLIPTPKALALREQVRVAVEQASQVFASDARIDLKSLDRRFNVRATDEFVSIHLGHLLDAMAREMPRAMLRFSPEEDDLDEEALRSGRIDLFISASRKLGPEIRVQSLFTTTFVGVARANHPIFAEEITPERLTRWEHINVSRRGKAAGPVDAALEAQGLRRHVALVLPNPYTALFALQDSDLLLPLPRHLASTALSAGLRIRVFDLPTPLETVLLTQAWHPRMERDPAHQWLRQTIHTLCSESQAQAAKRAKP